The genomic DNA ATTTTCAACTGGTAAAATTTCAAGAATATTATAATCGCGCTCGTATTTTAACTTTAAAAGATCATAAAAATCTGTCCACCAGAATTCAGAGAAACATTTATCTCCTGTAGCATAGGTAAAAATTGCAATTGTCTGCTTTTTATTGTCAAATCTATCGGAAAGGATTTTTCTGCCGTGAGCTAGTTCCGTATCACTTAATCGCAGATCCGTTTTTGAAATAGGTTCATCGCTACTCTTTAAAGAAAGGCTTTTCAAAAATTCCCTGAAATTGTAAACCGGATATTTGGCAATATGTAAATAATCTTCTGCTTTAAGGCTATTTTCGTTGAGATCATCTCCATAAAATTTAAAAGCAGCATTAGAGAATTCAACAGCCAATCTGCCCGAAGAAGAATCTTTGTCGACATTGATGGCCATATCATATTTTTTACGCTTTATTTTTAGCCAGACTTTTAAATAGGTCAAAAGACTGCTGAAAGGCTTTTTAGGAAGTACAATGATCTCCCTAATCTGACCATAATTTTTTAAAATAACCGGCATCAGTCCACCTTTAACAAAAAGATCAATTTTGGCCTCAGGAAAAGTTTCACTAACTTCTTTAATTAAAGGAGTAATAAGCAGAAGATTTCCCAGTCTTGCATTTGGCCTGCAAATCAAAATTTGCTTTATCCTTGCCGGATCTTCTATAATATTATTTTCTTTCTTTTTAGAAGAACCAATGTTTTTCGTTAAAAAATGCATCGTAGTTCTTCGAACAACGTTTACTTTGCTTGAAACTTTCATTTGCAGTAAATTTTAAAGCTTAAATCAGCTCTGTGGTATTTAAAAAATTATTACTATTAAATTCAATTGCTATTTCCGGAAGCTAAAACTGCACAACCATGCCCGCTCCCATTTGCCTTCCATTATAAAATGGAGCAATCATCGAAGTGACTTTATTTTCTTTAGAAGGGAAAATAGTATTTTTAACATATGGAAACAGCCAGTAAGCGGCTTTGGTGCTTAGAATCCCTATACCGGCTCCTGCAACTACATCGGTAAGCCAGTGTCTGTTGTTATATACTCTGAACAATCCTGTTCCTGTTGCTACAATGTATCCGCTTATTCCATACCAGACAGACTTATCTTTGTATTCCTGCCAAAGAAATTCAGCTCCTGCAAAAGCGTTGGCAGTATGCCCTGAAGGAAATGAATTATTAGATGTACCATCTGGTCTTTCGACCTTGGTAATACCTTTTAATGCAAATACTGTAGCGCTCATCATTAGATAAGATGTAGCCAAAATTATCGATCTGTCCTTAAGATTGTTTTTACCTTCAATTCCCATAGCATTTAACGCATAAACAGAAGCAGCAGGAGCATATTGAGAGAAATCATCAATAGTGATTTTATTATCAATATCTTCTTTAACCTCATCCCTGATCTCCCTATTAAAACTTTTGAGCTGATCACTTTCAAGTCCTATAAAACCATATCCGATAAGTACTCCGGGTATGATTAATTGTTTATAATTGAACTTTAAATTTTGAACAGTATCTTTCACTACAATAGAATCCAACACGCTGTTTTGTGCATTAACAGTTGTTATACTTACGAGAAATAATAAAATAGCCTTTAGCATTTTACGAAGATTTAGAAATTAATATTATGTTGACAATCAAACTAAAGTAGATTTGCTTCATAATAAATGGGTAAGATGTTTTGGATTTCTATATACGATAGCTAATAGGCTTGGCAATACAATTAATAGTAAAGGCATAGCCACAATAAAACCTCCAATCACTGCAATGGCCAAAGGCTGATGAAGTTCTGATCCCGTTCCTACTCCGATAGCCAAAGGCAGCAGTGCTATAATAGCTCCTACAGCAGTCATTAATTTAGGTCTGAGTCTTGTAGAGATCGAATAAATCAAAGACTGATCAATATCTAAGGTAAGTTTATAGGTTTCACGAAATTGAAGAAAAGTAAAAATGGCATTTTCGCTAATAATTCCCACAATCATAATAATTCCGGTATAACTTCCCACATTCAGCGGTATATTGGTTAGAAAAAGCAAAAGGTAACTTCCTGAAATTCCAAGTACAGAAATGAATAGAATAACCAGCGCAGCTCTAAAATCCCTGAATAAAAACAGAATTACACCAAAAACTAAAAATGATGATGTAACCAAAATCAGCAGCAGCTCGCTGAATGCCTGCTGTTGTTCTTTGTATGCACCTCCATATTCAATATAATATCCTTGAGGCAATACGATATGCTGTTCTACATTTTTTTTGATTTCTGCCATAACAGTACCTAACCCTCTGTTATCTAGTCTGCCCGTAACTACACTCATCATTTGCAAATTCTCTCTCTGTACTTCGGCGCTTCCTTTCTCAGGTGTTATTTTTACCAGATTGGAAAGCGGAATAGATTGACCACCCGGAAGAAAAACCTGCAATTGTTTGATCTGATCCAGACTTCTTTTTTCTGAATTTTTATAAATAAGACGAATCGGAGTTGATTGTTCCTTCTCCAATAAAGTACCTATAATGTTTCCTTCCAACTGGCTCTGCATCTGGAATTGCAAATCAGCAGGTGTCATTCCGTATTGTGCCAACAAAGAATAATTTGGCTCAATATTAATACTAGGACCTGCAAGCACTCTACCATCAAAAACATCTGCCGTTCCCTTGGTTTTTTCAATTAAAGCGGCAACTTTTTGCGCTATTTGATGTAGTTTACTTGGATCATTTCCATAAATCTTAACTTCAATAGGTGAGACAGAACTCATAAGATCTCCCAGCATATCTCCTATAACCTGTCCAAAATCAATACGAAGTGCCGGCTGGCTGTTTTCGATCTTTAACCTTATATCATCAATAACATCATTAGTTGTTTTTGATCTGTCTTTTTTTAATTGAATCAGATAATCTCCTGTATTGGGTTCGGTAATAAAAAACCCCATTTGAGTTCCCGTTCTTCGACTATAAGCATCGACATCAGGATTTTTTATAATTATTTTTTCTACTTCTCTTAGCATTCGGTCCGTTTCCTCAAGAGAGGTTCCAGGAGGCGACTCATAATCCAAAACAATACTTCCCTCGTCCATTTCAGGCAAAAATCCTGTTTCAAGATTAGGAAGGATTAGGAATATAGAAAGTAACAAGAGCAAACAAAAACTAATACTTAAAACAGGCTTTCCGATAAAATAGGAAACCCACTTTTGTTTTTTAACCTCATGATGGCTAGTTTCTTTTTTCTTAAAAGGCACTTTTTTAGAAGACAACCATAGGTAGATTACAGGCAGCAGCAACCAGGTTACCAAAAAAGAACACACCAGTGTGATAATCATCGTGTCTGTCAAAACTTTAAAATACGATCCGGCTACTCCGCTCATTAAAACAAATGGGAAAAAAATAACAATAGTACTAATCGAAGAACCTACCATGGCAGGAAACAAATACTGCATCGCTTTTTCAAGCAAAATAATTGCAGACTCATCAGGATGCTCTTCATGAGTACGATGAATTTGCTCTACTACAACAATAGCATCGTCAATAATTAATCCCAAGGCAGCAGCAATGGCGCCCAATGTCATAATATTGAAAGTTTGTCCTGTAAAATATAGTACTATCAGCGTTAAGGAAAGTGTAACTGGAATAGTGATTAAAATAGTGGTACTTGCTTTTGCCGATTTTAAAAACAATACCGCAACAATAATTGCCAGAAATAATCCTATAAACAGACAATCTGTAACACTTTTTACGGCATCATTTACAAAATTTGCCTGTTCATAAAAGGGCTTTATCGTGATATCTTTAGGTAATATTGCCTTAAGGTCTTTCAATTTTTTATTCATGGCATCAGACATCACAATAAGGTTGGCATCTGGTTGCTTCATGACTGCAATAAGGATACTTTCTTTACCGTTGGCATTCACCTTGATATATTCTTTGGCTTCTCTTATTTCAACCAGACAGATATCGCTTAGTCTTACAATACCTTTACTATTATTGCGGATAACCAGATTTTCAAGTTCATCTTTTTTATCAAGTTGCGCATCAGTAATCGTTAAGTACAAATGATGATAATCTGCCAGATAACCATTTGATTTAATAAAATTAGTTTCACTGAAAACCTGAGTTACCATTGCTGGAGTAATACCATAAGCACTCATTTTTGGATAATCCAAGGATAACCAATATTCCTTTTCTTTTCCGCCAACAATTCTAATTTCACTAGTTCCCTGAATCTGAGAAAGAAAAGGTTTAATGGTATAATTAGCTATTTTCTTTAAATCTACAGCTGAGCGGTCCTTACTATCAATGGCATATCCAATAACAGGCAGTATCGATGGATTCATTTTTTCTACTGTAAACTGCAGATCAGGCGGAAGATCATTTTTAATCTGATTAATTTGAGCCTCAATTCTGGTTTTACTTAAGTTTATATCTGCATTCCAGTCCATGAAAGCAGAAATTTCACAGCTTCCCCTGCTCGTAGTGCTTCTTACCGTTTGAAGTCCTTCAACTTTTTTAATGGCACTTTCAAGAGGCTTAGTCACAGTAATCATCATCTTGTCTACAGGCTGCTGTCCTGCATCTGCAATAATTTTTATCTTAGGAAATGTAATCTCAGGAAATAATCCGGTCTGCATTTTGGAGTACGAATATATACCTCCTAATAAAATCAGGAAGATAATAGTACTAAGACCATTTTTATGTCGTGCAAAAAAGGGTTTCATGAGCTTATTTATTGATGATTTTTACTTTGATACTGTCTCCCACTCCATAATTTCCTGTTAGCAAAATCTGATCGCTGGTTTTTAACTTTGGAGAAAGTATCTCTACTTTATCTGCAGATTCAATTCCTTTTTTAATAGGAACTTTTATAGCCAGATTATTGCCCACCACTTTCATAATCCAAAAATCAGTTTGGGTCTCATCACTAAGAACAGCTTGCTTAGGAAGACTCATCGTTTTATTGTCAGTTGTTTTATCGATCCTTACTTTTACAATTAAATTCTCAGGAATGTTTACTGCTTTAATGTTTTTTAAAATAACATTTTGTGTCTGTGATGCCGGATCAACTGTTGGCATATATTTATCAACTTTTGTTTGAATTGTAGTACCATCAGGCAAATAGACATTTAATATTTCATTAAGAGTCACAAATTTTCTAAGTCCATAAGGAAGACTCAGAACAATAGAAAAACTATTCGCATTGTTAATAATTGCCAGTACATCACCTTCCTGAACATAATCTCCTTTCTGAACATTAACTGCATTTACAAATCCGTCGCAGGTAGCTCTGAGCTGTATAGCATTGCCAAAATTCAGGCTCGGATCAATTTTATTAATCGTATTGCCCAGAACTTTTGCCTCGCGGGTTTTAAGCGAAAACAGTAATTGATGGTTGGAAACAAAATCATTTGATGCCACTTTTACAGCCTCTAAATATCCGGTTGTATTGGCTTTAATCATGTTTTTGATCAAATAAACCGTTGTGGCATTCAGATCAATATAACTTTCAATTGCCGTAGTATCAATATGAGTTACAGTAACTGGAACACTTACAGCTTCAGGTGTTTCTACTGGGGTAGTTTTATTGCAGGAATATAAAATTAGTATTGGCAGAAATAAAAGTACCGCTATTTTATAGGTTAATTTATTCATTGGATTTCCAGTAATTAATTTCATTAATAATTTGAAGATTATTGACATTGTTCTGTGCAATAGCTGTCTGAATAGAAATAAGATTACTAAGAGCAATAATATACTCCGTAATCTGTGCATCTCCTGTAAGCAGTAATTTTTTATTGGCTTCAATTAGTGCCTCAGCTACCAAAAGCTGCGACTGCAACATTTTCTTAGTCTCTATGCTCTGGTTGAATTTTTGATCGAGCAAAAAGAGCTGCTGCTGATACTGCCTTTTAAAATTCTTTGTATAACTCTCATTAGTCGCCAAGGCCATACTGTTTTTTTGATGCAGAAGGTTTCGTTGATTTCCATCATAAATAGGAATACTCACTCCCAAACCAACACTGAATCCGAAATTCTTATATCCCTGAGAAATAAAACTTGAATTATATCCCGCATCTCCAAGCAGAGAAAGAGCTGGTTTATAATTATTATCAATGAGCTTGTCTGCATTTTTTATTTTTAAGCTGTCTGTTTCAAACTGTTTCAAAAATATACTGCCTTGTTCTTTATCAGGCTTTATAGTTAAATCAGGTGCTTTAAGTTGAATCAATGTGGTATCTGTTTCTCCCGTTAAATAATTTAAAAGTGCCAAATCGTTTTGATATTGCTGTTTTAACTGCAAAGCTGTGAGTTCTTGTTGTTTTATAGTAGCATTAAAAATCAGGTAATCTGTTTGTTTATAAATAGAATTTTTGGTCAGTTTTTTTAAAATGACCTCCTCTTCTTTTAAAAGTGTGGTAATCTTATTATTAAATACGATCTGCTTTTCTGTACCATACGCCGTGATGTATTGCGCGATTATGCTTTTATCCAAATCTTTAACTGCTACTTTTTTATTAATTATAAGAGCATCCTTGATAAGCTTAAAAGATTCAGCTTGTGAACTGATTTGGCCTTTGCCTAATATTCTTTGATTAAATCCAACCAAAGCAGAAACCATCTGACCATTACTCAAAGCAGTGTCAAAACCATAACCATTGATAACAGGGGCATAATTTGCGTTTAAATTTGCTGCTACCTGAGTTTTATAAGAAGCCTTGTTCAAGAGACTGTCCAGAGTCGAGATTTTAATCTGATTCTGGTAATCTGCCAGTAAGGGAGAGTTTGTTCTTGCTTTTTCAAGGAAGTAAAACAGATCTTTCTCCTGAGAGAAAGATCTGCAACCTATCAAAACAAGTATGATAAAAAAATACCGTTTCATCTTTTTCTTTTGCGTTTGTACTGAGCGGAGACGAAGTATCAAAAATTATATAAAATTACTTTACTACCAAATATATGAAATTACTTTACTACCAAAATCCTAAAAGAATCCGGAGTAATTGGAGCACGAGGATTTGGGTTCTCACTTGTTGGGGCGGGAACTTTTCCAAAACTGGCAGTTGGCAGATATAATGTACCGGTAGCTTTGCTCATGGTAATAGTTCTGGCACCTTTAACAGTAGGAACTGTTTGCAAAACATCATAATGATCTTTGTCCTTCTGTTTTATCACAGTCACTGTTCCTGATCCGTTTGAACTGAAAATTAATTTTCTGTTTGCATCAAAAAATACACCATCAGAGCCTTCTCCTATAGGTAATGTTGTTATCACTTTTCCGGTATCGGCATTTGTTATCACCAATATTGAATTTCCGCAGACACTAAAAAGTCTGTTGTTAGCCGAATCAAAAGCCAGTCCTGAAGGTTCATCACCCGGCGAAATATCCCAGGTATGTATCACGTCAAGCTTGTCTGTATCAATAACTTTAATTTGGTTTTTGTCCTCAATATTTACATATACTAATCCTTTAGCATTGGTTGCAGAAAATTCAGGTTTCCCGTCAAGCGGAATTGTCTTAACAACTTTATTTGTAAGTGCATCTAAAACTGTTGCATCACTAGTTTTAGCATTAAATACAAAAACTTTGCTTGAAAATTTATCATAAAGCACAGCATCAGGTTTTATACCCTGAATGGCAACTTTTTCGATAAGTTCAAATGTGGTTAGATTAATTACGGTTACGGCATTGTCAGCTCCGTCAGTTATAAAAGCTTTATTAAGATCATTGGCTATAGCAATACCATGAACTCCTTTAGTATCTGGTATTGTGGCTATTACTTTCTCGGTTTTTAAATCGACAACATTCACTACATTTCCATGAGAAACAAATAATCTCTGTGCCACCTC from uncultured Flavobacterium sp. includes the following:
- a CDS encoding glycosyltransferase family 9 protein, yielding MKVSSKVNVVRRTTMHFLTKNIGSSKKKENNIIEDPARIKQILICRPNARLGNLLLITPLIKEVSETFPEAKIDLFVKGGLMPVILKNYGQIREIIVLPKKPFSSLLTYLKVWLKIKRKKYDMAINVDKDSSSGRLAVEFSNAAFKFYGDDLNENSLKAEDYLHIAKYPVYNFREFLKSLSLKSSDEPISKTDLRLSDTELAHGRKILSDRFDNKKQTIAIFTYATGDKCFSEFWWTDFYDLLKLKYERDYNILEILPVENVSQIRFKATSFYSKDIREIGAVLANTAIFIGADSGIMHLASAVNTPTVGLFSVTNLQKYEPYGYNSIGIDTNAIVSKNQYILIIDEILLEKK
- a CDS encoding phosphatase PAP2 family protein; translation: MLKAILLFLVSITTVNAQNSVLDSIVVKDTVQNLKFNYKQLIIPGVLIGYGFIGLESDQLKSFNREIRDEVKEDIDNKITIDDFSQYAPAASVYALNAMGIEGKNNLKDRSIILATSYLMMSATVFALKGITKVERPDGTSNNSFPSGHTANAFAGAEFLWQEYKDKSVWYGISGYIVATGTGLFRVYNNRHWLTDVVAGAGIGILSTKAAYWLFPYVKNTIFPSKENKVTSMIAPFYNGRQMGAGMVVQF
- a CDS encoding efflux RND transporter permease subunit, with protein sequence MKPFFARHKNGLSTIIFLILLGGIYSYSKMQTGLFPEITFPKIKIIADAGQQPVDKMMITVTKPLESAIKKVEGLQTVRSTTSRGSCEISAFMDWNADINLSKTRIEAQINQIKNDLPPDLQFTVEKMNPSILPVIGYAIDSKDRSAVDLKKIANYTIKPFLSQIQGTSEIRIVGGKEKEYWLSLDYPKMSAYGITPAMVTQVFSETNFIKSNGYLADYHHLYLTITDAQLDKKDELENLVIRNNSKGIVRLSDICLVEIREAKEYIKVNANGKESILIAVMKQPDANLIVMSDAMNKKLKDLKAILPKDITIKPFYEQANFVNDAVKSVTDCLFIGLFLAIIVAVLFLKSAKASTTILITIPVTLSLTLIVLYFTGQTFNIMTLGAIAAALGLIIDDAIVVVEQIHRTHEEHPDESAIILLEKAMQYLFPAMVGSSISTIVIFFPFVLMSGVAGSYFKVLTDTMIITLVCSFLVTWLLLPVIYLWLSSKKVPFKKKETSHHEVKKQKWVSYFIGKPVLSISFCLLLLLSIFLILPNLETGFLPEMDEGSIVLDYESPPGTSLEETDRMLREVEKIIIKNPDVDAYSRRTGTQMGFFITEPNTGDYLIQLKKDRSKTTNDVIDDIRLKIENSQPALRIDFGQVIGDMLGDLMSSVSPIEVKIYGNDPSKLHQIAQKVAALIEKTKGTADVFDGRVLAGPSINIEPNYSLLAQYGMTPADLQFQMQSQLEGNIIGTLLEKEQSTPIRLIYKNSEKRSLDQIKQLQVFLPGGQSIPLSNLVKITPEKGSAEVQRENLQMMSVVTGRLDNRGLGTVMAEIKKNVEQHIVLPQGYYIEYGGAYKEQQQAFSELLLILVTSSFLVFGVILFLFRDFRAALVILFISVLGISGSYLLLFLTNIPLNVGSYTGIIMIVGIISENAIFTFLQFRETYKLTLDIDQSLIYSISTRLRPKLMTAVGAIIALLPLAIGVGTGSELHQPLAIAVIGGFIVAMPLLLIVLPSLLAIVYRNPKHLTHLL
- a CDS encoding biotin/lipoyl-binding protein, whose product is MKLITGNPMNKLTYKIAVLLFLPILILYSCNKTTPVETPEAVSVPVTVTHIDTTAIESYIDLNATTVYLIKNMIKANTTGYLEAVKVASNDFVSNHQLLFSLKTREAKVLGNTINKIDPSLNFGNAIQLRATCDGFVNAVNVQKGDYVQEGDVLAIINNANSFSIVLSLPYGLRKFVTLNEILNVYLPDGTTIQTKVDKYMPTVDPASQTQNVILKNIKAVNIPENLIVKVRIDKTTDNKTMSLPKQAVLSDETQTDFWIMKVVGNNLAIKVPIKKGIESADKVEILSPKLKTSDQILLTGNYGVGDSIKVKIINK
- a CDS encoding TolC family protein, encoding MKRYFFIILVLIGCRSFSQEKDLFYFLEKARTNSPLLADYQNQIKISTLDSLLNKASYKTQVAANLNANYAPVINGYGFDTALSNGQMVSALVGFNQRILGKGQISSQAESFKLIKDALIINKKVAVKDLDKSIIAQYITAYGTEKQIVFNNKITTLLKEEEVILKKLTKNSIYKQTDYLIFNATIKQQELTALQLKQQYQNDLALLNYLTGETDTTLIQLKAPDLTIKPDKEQGSIFLKQFETDSLKIKNADKLIDNNYKPALSLLGDAGYNSSFISQGYKNFGFSVGLGVSIPIYDGNQRNLLHQKNSMALATNESYTKNFKRQYQQQLFLLDQKFNQSIETKKMLQSQLLVAEALIEANKKLLLTGDAQITEYIIALSNLISIQTAIAQNNVNNLQIINEINYWKSNE
- a CDS encoding YncE family protein → MKYLSVLLFFFFVPFLNAQNIKLSKEIKVEGDRGWDYLSVDEVAQRLFVSHGNVVNVVDLKTEKVIATIPDTKGVHGIAIANDLNKAFITDGADNAVTVINLTTFELIEKVAIQGIKPDAVLYDKFSSKVFVFNAKTSDATVLDALTNKVVKTIPLDGKPEFSATNAKGLVYVNIEDKNQIKVIDTDKLDVIHTWDISPGDEPSGLAFDSANNRLFSVCGNSILVITNADTGKVITTLPIGEGSDGVFFDANRKLIFSSNGSGTVTVIKQKDKDHYDVLQTVPTVKGARTITMSKATGTLYLPTASFGKVPAPTSENPNPRAPITPDSFRILVVK